TACTGCATCATCACACAGTATATAATCTCTTGTTCGCAGATGTGCCACTCATGTATGAATGATAATAGCATTTCCCTATGTAAATCAGAATCTCTTAAATTTGAgcatatgtttatatatatacatgcatcaagaaagaaaattgtTGAGGCAAGTTTTTTGCTTACCCAAAGAACAGCAACCATGTCATCGTCCGATAACTTGTCCGGTCCATGAAGAGAGAGTAGAACATCAACAAAGTCATTTCTTCTTTGGTCACCTTGGTCCTCTCTATGTTCTTGAATAATCCGGTTCACAAACCGGTTCACTTTAGGAACCAAATTGGAGCACCTGAACCTGATTTTTTGAAGGTCTAAATTTGCGAGCCAAGGTAGATGATCAGACCAATTAAGCTTCCCTAGAAGATCATAACCTTCAGCAACAAGTCCTCCAAGTTcctcaatttcattatttgatgTGCCTAGATCATATTTACGACCGAAAACTGAGAACATCATGTTGTTCAGTGAAGCTTTCCTCAGTATGTCTCGAACACGAAAGTAATCTCCACCTTGACATGCTATTACTGATACCATTTGAGAAGCAATATCGAGTCTCTGTGGCTCTGTAGAGCTGATTTGTTTAGGACAAAGAAGATGGGTTGCTGCAATTCTCCTTAGAGTTCTCCAATAAACCCCATAGGGAGCAAAACCAATAGCTCTATTAAACATGAGCTGATAAGCAGACTCTTTAACTGGACGATCAGCAAATACTGAACTGTTCAAGATGTCTTTGGCTACATCAGGATTGCATGTGATAATAACCCTAGTCTCTCCCATGCTAAAAGCCATGAGTCGTTTTGCTTTAAGAGTCTTGGCTGCAGCAGCAAGCTTGTGGTGAGCCAAGTTTACCATGAGGTTCATGCTTCCTATCACTGGGAACCCTCTAGGTCCTGGAATCATCTTGGCTTTCGAGCAGGTTCCTCTTTTGAGCCAATACTTGCCCCAGGCGGGGCCTCCAGGGTAAACCCAGTAGCATAAAGCAATGGCTAGCCAAgccaagaaaagagaaagaagaaggaagatgGGTTCTTGAGAAGAAAAGGCTTTGCATTTGGAAACTAGAGCCAATACCCAAAAGCTGTCGTCTATCTGTGTTTCCATGGAGACAAGGAAATGGCTgaaaacttgagtttttttaagaGTGTGAGTTTATTGTGGGTTTCCTCTTTTGGGTTAAACCATGAAGTGGAGGGGCTGCTTATATAGAGAAGGATCGAAGGATGGGGGTAGGGGGGAGGGAatataataaactatttttttattttttattttttaaataccaacTAGTACCTCTGATAACGGTTAAAAAtagtgaattattattatattattataattaaccGAGAATTCAATGCAAGTTAACGAAAGCATTCAATGACCGCCGCCAGTCATATAAACTGctgctgaaaaaataaaatcaaaacatagtATAGTTAGTGTATATATGGATTCAGCCCCACTCTCATCTAAGATGCGTGAGACCACACGTATGAGAGGTAGAGGCATTTTCCTCATCATTCATATCATATATTTTGTTAGAAGAATAAATGATATTGCTTAGGGTGTCCTCCtggtattttattaaaaatagttaaattgttcttttcttatatatatatacatatatatattcagtgaaaataattaataattgttGTGAATCCGATTGCattgctctttttttatttggagaaagatgaaaattaattatcctaTTCAACGGTAGCTAGTGTCGAGAATGCATTACCACCCGCCATGAAAGCATGCAGTGTATGCAGTTTGCCGACGACAATTCGGCGCCCCGCCTCCCCCAGGCTTCTGTGAAATACACCACGCGTCTAGCCATGATAGGGGCCTGAATGGTGAAagtatccttttatttattttgtttaaaataaattatgttcgATTTGTCATAATCATTTGCCGTTAAGTGGAGggatataattgtttttgtcatGTTGACATATTGGACAAAATAAGAGAGGCCACAGGATAGTCCAAGTCTGGTCATAGTCATTGCAATTGGGTCCTATTGATGGTCCCAGGAGGTCAAAACCGTGGTTGATTTTTCGGAGATTAGTTTCGTTACAGtcgcatatttatttttatttttatgttttaaaaatattttaaaaaataattttttaaaaataaataaaatactattttaataaatttctaaataaaaagtattataaaaaacaattattatcacgATACCAAACATACACTAAGTAGTTATGATATCCATGTGATGCTTTCActtatattttaagttaatttttaatgaaatagaagaaaaatgttTGTGTTAGTGAGGTAGTTTTTAGTGTCATGgaatattttaattgaagagTAAAAAGATAATCTATacataatgaattaaaaatatgtcaactaataaattataaaaagaattgtgaatgctaaataaaaaaataaaacaagaagttgatttttctaataagaagcaaaaaataaatatacatacaaatattttataaatataggcTATATAGGGTActactaattaaaaataacataggtGCAATAAACTacagaatatgtttttttttaaaactttacatATTAATTAgattcatatattattattcataaagtaattgaaaatattatcataaaaaagctCTGaccttatttaaaaagaatgatataattgaataatttttttaaaatattattataattatttatgtaaagataattttattttttaaaaaaaaataaatttaaggtcAAGATAATGAATCTCATGCATGCccaggcttctttttttttttttttttttttttttaaatcagtggATAACACGTTGTTTATTTGGGCAAATATAATGTCATCTATTAGAAGATGACCAAAAAGtcaggaagaaaataaaaaattttgaaacataTGCACTAGCTTGAACTACAGGGACCaagaatgcaaaaataaaaaaactttaggtaccaaattaaaattttgaaaaatttcaggaagaaaattgaacttttaaaaattgCTTTGTAAGGGAACAATGCATTGTATGGTGTTTTACGTCTTGGTAAACCGTGcacatattataataaaatgccTATATATGTCTTTTAGTTTATAACTAGATTTGCGCTTGCGCTATGTAGCGAGCTGGCACTGAATTGTTCATTAACTTCGGTAGGTTGCAAtcgataaaaatgaatttttatgggAAGAAGAATTTTAACAAACATAGCAAGAAATAGGCCAAAACCAGCAGTAAATGCATAAACCATACATGTTTTTAGGACGATCATAGTTCAAGAAGCATATATTTTCTTAGCGTGCCTCGCAAGTCTtgtttggaaaattaaaaagaaacaaacaaacaatgaaGCTATTGTTATGCGCATCCTTCATCTGAATCTGCAGAGGAGGCCTTGATGAAGGATTCTGGAGAAGAGCAAAAAGGTCTAATAAAACCTCCACGAatatctatatctatatatatatatatatcaatttgcaGAGCTGTGGCCACTTGCTGACTGTTCCTGCAACCAAATTCCAAATTAAGGattcataaagaaaataaatggaggAGGAAACAAAGCAAACAACATCATAATAACCtggaaaaacaaagcaaacaaaaacaCATGGATATGAAGGGTTAAAAAGCAACTGTTTGGCAGGGAACCATGCAtgataaagataaaaagaagatCCAAGCATGATGGGAGAATACATCAGAGGAAAATCAACATAGAAAGATGGTCGAGAGGCCAATGATTACTGTATCTTTAAGCTAAATAAAAGcaacaatatatttataaaatcaacacCAAACACATTGATGCGATGAGTGTACTGTgattttttggattaaaaaatggTGAAAGGAGAGCAAGAGAGCACTGAATGTGGTTCGGTTTGCACAACATAGACTGACATCCCCATGTAGATAATGTTGACAACATGCACAAAAAGAAGTCCCAACTCAACCATGGTTGCTGCAGCAACGAAAAGAAACTGGTAGGAGTGATGATAGCATGTAGACTTGAAGTCGAAATGAATGAAACAATAATTAACatataacatgtaaaaaaaaaatccaacatatTGCGCGAGTGTAGGCACCCGACTAAACATGTTCTTACACAACATATTTTATCaccaatttatgttttaaaagagCAAACAAATAATGTAGGACAAAGCCATGTTTATTTCTCGCATTGTAAAGCAAACTCAAACGCAGGGTAAAACAATGGTCACGACTAAGGtgatcttatgaaaaaaaaaattaacagaaaatGATTTTCTcgaaagaaaatatgaaaatacaattgtTCGAGTAGGACTATCACATATTTTTTCACGTACTAAGCCCTACTTAAGCATGAAAAGGTGCCAGAAAACAACAGCAAAAT
This region of Populus alba chromosome 3, ASM523922v2, whole genome shotgun sequence genomic DNA includes:
- the LOC118034717 gene encoding cytochrome P450 78A3 codes for the protein METQIDDSFWVLALVSKCKAFSSQEPIFLLLSLFLAWLAIALCYWVYPGGPAWGKYWLKRGTCSKAKMIPGPRGFPVIGSMNLMVNLAHHKLAAAAKTLKAKRLMAFSMGETRVIITCNPDVAKDILNSSVFADRPVKESAYQLMFNRAIGFAPYGVYWRTLRRIAATHLLCPKQISSTEPQRLDIASQMVSVIACQGGDYFRVRDILRKASLNNMMFSVFGRKYDLGTSNNEIEELGGLVAEGYDLLGKLNWSDHLPWLANLDLQKIRFRCSNLVPKVNRFVNRIIQEHREDQGDQRRNDFVDVLLSLHGPDKLSDDDMVAVLWEMIFRGTDTVAVLIEWILARMILHPDIQSKVHEELDQVAGRSRPLMEADIRSMVYLPAVVKEVLRLHPPGPLLSWSRLAITDTDVDGYDVPAGTTAMVNMWAITRDPQVWADPLKFSPERFLSKEVTADVEFSVSGSDLRLAPFGSGRRTCPGRSLGLATVSFWVGSLLHEFEWVRCGQESVDLSEVLRLSCEMAKPLTVKVNPRRR